A genomic region of Nostoc sp. UHCC 0702 contains the following coding sequences:
- a CDS encoding GNAT family N-acetyltransferase, translating to MSVPAFAYTIELLNPEHNRVDFRCGTEALDRYLREQASQDLRRYVATPFVLYDVDANRIAGYYTLAATSIQVADLPEALRARLPRYPLVSATLLGRLAVDERYQGQGLGAFLLVDALRRSLMSEIAAMAVVVDAKNEQARAFYEHHGFTLFPGQFQRLYLPMTLIARQFS from the coding sequence GTGAGCGTCCCCGCTTTTGCGTATACCATCGAGTTGCTGAACCCTGAACACAATCGGGTGGATTTCCGGTGTGGAACCGAAGCCCTCGACCGTTATCTACGAGAACAAGCCAGTCAGGATTTGCGGCGTTATGTGGCAACGCCGTTTGTCCTGTATGATGTGGATGCGAACCGCATAGCAGGCTACTACACGCTGGCGGCCACGTCGATTCAGGTCGCAGACTTGCCAGAAGCACTACGCGCGAGGCTGCCGAGGTATCCTCTCGTCTCGGCCACACTGCTGGGGCGGCTTGCCGTCGATGAACGCTACCAGGGGCAAGGGCTGGGGGCGTTTCTGCTCGTCGATGCCCTGCGGCGCAGCCTGATGAGCGAGATTGCCGCGATGGCGGTAGTTGTGGATGCCAAAAATGAGCAGGCACGGGCTTTTTATGAACATCATGGATTTACCCTGTTTCCCGGCCAGTTTCAACGCCTGTACCTGCCGATGACGCTCATCGCCAGACAGTTCAGTTGA
- a CDS encoding DUF1778 domain-containing protein, which yields MSDKHKPGKTEDKRSKPERLEARLTREQKELLQWAADLEGRTVTDFVVSHAQEAAVKTIEEHTLIKLSREDSIAFIDSLINPPALQPDAPLARAISRYKESMGLA from the coding sequence ATGTCCGACAAGCACAAACCCGGCAAAACAGAAGACAAACGCAGCAAACCGGAACGCCTGGAAGCACGCCTTACCCGTGAACAGAAGGAATTGTTGCAGTGGGCGGCAGACCTGGAAGGCAGAACCGTCACCGATTTTGTAGTTAGTCACGCCCAGGAGGCGGCTGTAAAGACGATTGAGGAACACACCCTGATCAAACTCAGCCGGGAAGACAGCATCGCTTTCATTGATTCTCTGATCAATCCCCCTGCGCTACAGCCCGATGCACCACTGGCACGGGCAATCAGCCGTTACAAAGAAAGCATGGGGCTGGCGTGA